In [Leptolyngbya] sp. PCC 7376, a genomic segment contains:
- the truA gene encoding tRNA pseudouridine(38-40) synthase TruA codes for MSVELSNHRKRVAMVVQYLGTNFYGWQKQKQGRTVQGVIEDTLTGVLSCTTKIHGAGRTDSGVHAAGQFAHFDCESPIPGHKWAKILNDRLPDDIVIRASTEVETDWHSQFSALWRRYRYTLYTHPAPNLFVQPLAWHYYQAPLDETLIQEAMTPLMGRHHLAAFHRSGSQRTHSWVEVQAAECSRRGSFIHIEIQANGFLYGMVRLLVGLLVDVGQGKRSLEDFKMIWSTERRDLVKYSAPAKGLCLLRVGYPKALFPAHLWFDTQPTFLLSH; via the coding sequence ATGTCTGTCGAACTGTCTAATCATCGAAAGCGTGTTGCCATGGTTGTGCAATACCTTGGGACAAACTTTTATGGTTGGCAGAAACAAAAACAAGGACGCACAGTACAAGGAGTTATCGAAGACACCTTAACTGGAGTTCTTAGTTGTACCACGAAAATACATGGTGCTGGGCGGACTGATAGCGGTGTTCATGCCGCAGGTCAATTTGCCCACTTTGACTGTGAGAGTCCAATACCAGGACATAAATGGGCCAAAATTCTCAATGATCGTCTTCCCGATGACATTGTGATTCGAGCTTCGACTGAAGTTGAAACCGATTGGCACTCCCAGTTCTCAGCCCTTTGGCGGCGCTACCGTTACACACTTTATACTCACCCTGCCCCAAACCTTTTTGTCCAACCATTGGCTTGGCATTATTACCAGGCTCCTCTCGATGAAACCTTGATACAGGAGGCAATGACTCCATTGATGGGTCGGCATCATCTTGCTGCATTCCACCGTTCTGGTTCTCAACGTACCCATTCATGGGTCGAAGTGCAGGCGGCAGAATGTTCTCGTAGAGGCTCCTTTATTCATATTGAAATTCAAGCTAATGGCTTTCTGTATGGGATGGTTCGTCTTTTAGTTGGACTGTTGGTAGATGTTGGACAAGGCAAGCGATCACTCGAAGACTTTAAGATGATTTGGAGTACTGAGAGACGAGACCTTGTTAAATATTCCGCTCCGGCGAAAGGATTGTGTTTATTGCGAGTAGGTTATCCCAAAGCATTATTCCCAGCCCATCTCTGGTTTGATACCCAGCCCACCTTTCTATTAAGCCATTAG
- the rplQ gene encoding 50S ribosomal protein L17, with the protein MRHGRRVPQLGKPADQRKALLRALTTQLIRHGQVKTTKARAKAVRSEVDRMVTLAKDGSLAARRRALGYMYDKQLVHALFEQAKDRYADRQGGYSRVVRTVRRRGDNAEMAIIELV; encoded by the coding sequence ATGAGACATGGTCGCCGCGTTCCGCAACTTGGAAAGCCTGCTGATCAGAGAAAGGCACTTTTGCGTGCTTTGACGACTCAGCTCATTCGTCATGGTCAAGTGAAAACGACTAAGGCTCGCGCTAAAGCTGTTCGCTCCGAAGTTGATCGTATGGTCACTTTAGCGAAGGATGGTTCTCTTGCTGCTCGTCGTCGTGCGCTTGGTTACATGTATGACAAGCAACTTGTTCATGCTTTGTTTGAGCAAGCGAAAGATCGTTATGCTGATCGCCAAGGTGGTTATAGTCGTGTTGTGCGGACTGTCCGCCGCCGTGGTGATAACGCTGAAATGGCGATCATCGAGTTAGTTTAG